The following are encoded in a window of Mycobacterium vicinigordonae genomic DNA:
- the paaA gene encoding 1,2-phenylacetyl-CoA epoxidase subunit PaaA: protein MDPTNMSSTVGEHQDDALADGFAEIISAGLRVEPRDWMPDGYRNTLIRQIAQHAHSEIIGMQPEGNWLTRSPSLRRKAILLAKVQDEAGHGLYLYSAAETLGASRADLTIKLCEGSQKYSSIFNYPTLTYADVGVIGWLVDGAAICNQVPLCRSSYGPYARAMIRVCKEESFHQRQGYELLMTMMSGTDAQRAMVQGAVDRWWWPALMMFGPPDANSPNTAQSMRWGIKRHTNDELRQRFVDMTVPQAKVLGVTLPDPQLVWNEERGSYDFGAPDWDEFDKVISGQGPCNAERIAIRKRAHDNGAWVRRAATAFAVTTTGAKGEFR, encoded by the coding sequence ATGGATCCGACCAATATGTCGTCAACGGTGGGCGAACACCAGGACGATGCCTTGGCCGACGGATTCGCTGAGATCATCTCGGCGGGTCTGCGCGTCGAACCGCGTGATTGGATGCCCGACGGCTACCGCAATACTCTTATTCGCCAAATCGCTCAGCATGCGCATTCGGAGATCATCGGCATGCAACCAGAGGGTAACTGGTTGACTCGCTCGCCATCGTTGCGCCGCAAAGCGATTCTTCTGGCGAAGGTGCAGGACGAAGCGGGCCACGGCCTGTACCTGTACTCGGCGGCGGAGACCCTGGGCGCCAGCCGGGCCGACCTGACGATCAAGCTGTGCGAAGGTTCGCAGAAGTATTCGTCGATCTTCAACTATCCGACGCTGACATACGCCGATGTCGGCGTGATCGGCTGGCTGGTGGACGGCGCTGCGATCTGCAATCAGGTTCCCCTGTGCCGCAGCTCCTACGGGCCCTACGCGCGAGCGATGATCCGGGTATGCAAAGAGGAGTCGTTCCACCAGCGGCAAGGCTACGAACTGCTGATGACGATGATGTCGGGCACCGATGCCCAGCGCGCCATGGTGCAAGGGGCTGTCGATCGATGGTGGTGGCCCGCCCTCATGATGTTCGGACCGCCCGACGCCAACTCGCCCAACACCGCGCAGTCGATGCGGTGGGGAATCAAGCGCCACACGAATGACGAACTGAGACAACGCTTTGTCGACATGACGGTGCCGCAGGCAAAGGTACTCGGGGTTACGCTCCCTGACCCCCAGCTGGTGTGGAACGAGGAGCGTGGCAGTTACGACTTCGGCGCACCAGACTGGGATGAGTTCGACAAAGTGATCAGCGGCCAAGGTCCTTGCAATGCCGAGCGCATCGCTATCCGCAAACGCGCCCACGACAACGGCGCGTGGGTCCGTCGGGCAGCGACTGCATTCGCGGTAACGACGACCGGCGCGAAAGGCGAATTCCGTTGA
- the paaB gene encoding 1,2-phenylacetyl-CoA epoxidase subunit PaaB yields the protein MTGSAASAGGGDWPLYEVFVRGKRGLNHVHVGSLHAADDAMALRHARDVYTRRNEGVSIWAVRTDNLIASSPAEKDPYFAPSGDKVYRHPTFYDIPDDVPHM from the coding sequence TTGACAGGCAGCGCTGCTAGTGCAGGAGGTGGCGACTGGCCCCTGTACGAGGTGTTCGTTCGTGGCAAGCGCGGGCTGAACCACGTTCACGTCGGGTCGTTGCACGCCGCTGACGACGCTATGGCACTGCGGCATGCTCGAGACGTCTACACCCGGCGCAACGAGGGGGTCAGTATCTGGGCGGTCCGTACGGACAACCTCATTGCGTCCAGTCCGGCCGAGAAGGATCCATATTTCGCGCCCAGCGGTGACAAGGTCTATCGCCATCCGACCTTCTACGACATCCCCGATGACGTACCCCATATGTGA
- the paaC gene encoding 1,2-phenylacetyl-CoA epoxidase subunit PaaC — MNDHDSAYAGLLDAETNEQWAFGTGFDDPLDGVDTTVAEDIDGADLAAYCLMLADDALICVQRLMQWCTNAPEIEVEVALANIGLDLLGQARMLLARAAAADPSVVPALPEGSPVPAEDALAYFRDASLFRCVRLVEVPNGDFARSIARLLVFSIFRLATLQRLRDSRDPVLGAVAAKGVKEVTYHRDYAARWFITLARGTAESRRRLQEGIGVVWPYVDELFAPNPVEQRLVSLGVAAQSSSLRGEFDGVLEKIFRRSELSLPAATPVVVGSSGRDGVHTEALSDLLGEMQSVARAHPLGVW; from the coding sequence ATGAACGATCACGACTCCGCCTACGCCGGCCTGCTCGATGCGGAAACGAATGAGCAATGGGCATTCGGGACCGGCTTCGACGATCCGCTGGACGGGGTGGACACCACCGTGGCCGAGGACATCGACGGTGCCGATCTTGCCGCATACTGCCTGATGCTCGCTGACGACGCTTTGATCTGCGTGCAGCGACTAATGCAGTGGTGCACCAACGCGCCTGAGATCGAGGTAGAGGTTGCTTTGGCCAACATCGGCCTCGACCTGTTGGGTCAGGCGCGGATGTTGCTGGCTCGTGCCGCCGCAGCTGATCCGAGCGTCGTCCCGGCGCTGCCCGAAGGCTCACCCGTGCCCGCCGAGGATGCGCTGGCTTACTTCAGAGACGCATCGCTGTTCAGGTGCGTGCGGCTGGTCGAAGTGCCCAACGGCGACTTCGCCCGCAGTATCGCCCGCCTGCTGGTGTTTTCGATTTTCCGACTGGCAACACTGCAGCGGCTTCGCGACTCTCGCGACCCGGTGCTGGGTGCCGTCGCGGCAAAAGGCGTGAAAGAGGTCACCTACCACCGCGACTACGCGGCGCGGTGGTTCATCACCCTCGCCCGAGGCACAGCGGAGTCACGGCGACGACTACAGGAAGGGATCGGAGTGGTGTGGCCGTACGTCGACGAGCTGTTCGCGCCCAACCCGGTGGAGCAGCGGCTCGTCAGCCTCGGCGTCGCCGCGCAATCCTCGTCCCTTCGCGGTGAGTTCGATGGGGTCCTGGAAAAGATATTCCGACGGTCCGAGTTGTCCCTGCCGGCAGCAACTCCCGTAGTTGTCGGTAGTTCCGGTCGGGATGGCGTACACACCGAAGCGCTGAGCGACCTCCTTGGAGAAATGCAGTCCGTCGCGCGCGCGCATCCCCTGGGCGTGTGGTGA
- the paaD gene encoding 1,2-phenylacetyl-CoA epoxidase subunit PaaD: MAPDGTVDAVRRAREVAATVTDPELPVLTLVELGVLRSVHETAEGCIVVTITPTYSGCPAMATMRADLKYALASAGFDRFEVRTSLSPPWSSDWITAVGRRKLKEHGIAPPRRLPTHANSADPIPLTLTPRHMVPCPQCGSFDTDETSRFGSTACKALHRCRSCGEPFERIKEI, translated from the coding sequence ATGGCTCCCGACGGCACTGTGGACGCCGTGCGCAGAGCACGCGAGGTTGCTGCCACCGTGACGGACCCCGAACTGCCAGTGCTCACCCTGGTGGAACTGGGCGTGCTACGCAGTGTTCACGAGACCGCCGAGGGCTGCATTGTCGTAACGATCACCCCCACCTACTCCGGTTGCCCGGCAATGGCCACCATGCGCGCTGACCTGAAATATGCACTTGCGTCTGCAGGTTTCGATCGATTCGAGGTGCGGACTTCGCTGTCACCACCGTGGAGTTCGGACTGGATCACTGCGGTCGGCCGGCGCAAGCTCAAAGAACATGGCATTGCACCACCGCGAAGGTTGCCTACGCATGCTAATTCAGCCGACCCCATCCCGTTGACTCTGACGCCGCGCCACATGGTTCCGTGCCCACAATGCGGCTCGTTCGACACCGACGAAACCAGCCGGTTCGGATCCACGGCCTGCAAGGCTTTGCACCGGTGTCGCTCGTGCGGTGAGCCGTTCGAGCGAATCAAGGAAATCTGA
- the paaE gene encoding 1,2-phenylacetyl-CoA epoxidase subunit PaaE — MVAAQSSVPARRRPRKATFRRLRVADVQQLCDDAAAISFTVPDEHRSEFAFAPGQSITMRCNLEGVEYRRTYSICAPAGSAPRIGVREVPGGAVSGWLVRQVRPGDEIEVQPPSGQFAADPDKACHHVLIAAGSGITPILSIVASALVHPDSRVTLIYGNRRANSVMFADELADLKDAYGPRMQVIHVLSREARTDELFSGRLDRHRISALLRGLVPVQAADHFWLCGPIGVVTAAQEALDEHGVDISRVHAELFYVETTAPNQVSHAEPDSSGPVSDVTIVLDGSTSTLALPRSMPILDAAQRFRDDLPFACKGGVCGTCRAKITDGAVDMRRNYALEPGEVAADFVLTCQSYPMTDALTVDFDA, encoded by the coding sequence ATGGTCGCCGCCCAATCGTCCGTTCCAGCCCGCCGACGGCCGCGCAAAGCGACGTTCCGCCGATTGCGGGTAGCCGACGTGCAGCAACTGTGCGACGACGCCGCCGCCATCAGCTTCACCGTGCCGGATGAGCACCGATCCGAATTTGCTTTCGCCCCTGGGCAATCCATCACCATGCGTTGCAACCTCGAGGGCGTCGAGTACCGTCGCACGTACTCCATCTGCGCCCCGGCGGGCTCCGCGCCGAGAATCGGGGTTCGCGAAGTCCCTGGCGGAGCGGTATCGGGCTGGCTGGTCCGGCAGGTACGGCCGGGCGACGAAATCGAGGTCCAGCCGCCTTCGGGACAGTTCGCGGCTGACCCTGACAAGGCTTGCCACCATGTTCTGATTGCCGCCGGGTCCGGCATCACACCGATACTGTCGATCGTTGCCTCGGCCCTGGTCCATCCTGACTCTAGGGTCACTCTGATCTACGGAAATCGCCGCGCCAACTCGGTGATGTTCGCCGACGAGCTCGCCGATCTCAAAGACGCATACGGGCCCAGAATGCAAGTCATTCATGTCCTTTCGCGCGAGGCGAGGACGGATGAACTTTTCAGCGGGCGTCTTGACCGACACCGCATTTCCGCCCTCCTGCGAGGGCTCGTGCCCGTGCAGGCGGCCGACCACTTCTGGTTGTGCGGTCCGATCGGGGTGGTCACCGCGGCGCAGGAGGCACTCGACGAACACGGCGTGGACATTAGCCGAGTCCATGCGGAATTGTTCTATGTCGAAACCACAGCGCCGAACCAGGTTAGTCACGCCGAACCGGATTCCAGCGGCCCAGTCAGTGACGTGACGATTGTGTTGGACGGCTCGACGAGCACCCTTGCGCTACCGCGAAGCATGCCGATTCTCGATGCCGCACAACGATTCCGCGACGATCTTCCCTTTGCTTGCAAGGGTGGAGTGTGTGGAACTTGCCGGGCCAAGATCACCGACGGTGCAGTGGACATGCGCCGCAATTATGCCCTTGAGCCGGGCGAGGTCGCGGCTGACTTTGTGTTGACCTGCCAGTCATATCCCATGACCGACGCACTGACCGTCGACTTCGACGCATGA
- the paaK gene encoding phenylacetate--CoA ligase PaaK has translation MSDVISHSVDDLEPIETASRDEISALQLARLRWSLRHAYENVAHYRHAFDQAGVHPSDLNSLADLSLFPFTQKADLRQNYPFGMFAVPRSQVVRVHASSGTTGRPTVVGYTAADLDTWANLMARSLRAAGIRATDTVHVAYGYGIFTGGLGVHYGAERLGCTVIPVSGGMTERQIQLIRDFEPDAIMATPTYMLTIADAMEQAGLDPRGTSLRIGVFGAEPWTEIMRAELEAKLDINAVDIYGLSEVMGPGVAQECLETKDGLHIWEDHFYPEIVDPETGRVLPDGSQGELVFTSLTKQAFPVVRYRTRDLTALLPGTARAMRRMRKITARCDDMIILRGVNLFPTQIEELVLEIDFLAPQFQCVLGRHGRLDTLTVVAEARPGATPEQRGAASELLAARIKDRIGVSVEVNVVEPLSLNRAEAKARRLIDNRRA, from the coding sequence ATGTCAGACGTCATCAGTCATTCCGTCGACGATCTTGAGCCCATTGAAACTGCCTCACGGGATGAGATCTCGGCACTACAACTGGCTCGGCTGAGATGGTCGCTTCGTCACGCTTACGAGAACGTCGCTCACTATCGACATGCGTTCGATCAAGCCGGCGTGCACCCCAGCGACCTCAACAGCCTCGCGGACTTGTCGCTCTTCCCTTTCACGCAGAAAGCCGATCTAAGGCAGAACTATCCCTTCGGAATGTTCGCCGTGCCGCGCTCGCAGGTGGTGCGTGTCCACGCCTCCTCGGGCACCACGGGCCGGCCGACCGTCGTCGGATACACCGCTGCTGACCTAGACACGTGGGCAAACTTGATGGCGCGGTCACTCCGCGCCGCCGGAATCCGTGCGACCGACACAGTTCACGTTGCCTACGGATATGGCATATTCACCGGCGGGTTGGGCGTGCACTACGGAGCGGAACGCCTGGGCTGCACCGTGATTCCAGTGTCCGGCGGCATGACCGAACGTCAAATCCAACTCATCCGTGACTTCGAGCCAGACGCAATCATGGCCACGCCCACTTACATGTTGACCATCGCCGACGCAATGGAACAGGCTGGTCTTGACCCCCGCGGCACATCGCTGCGGATCGGCGTTTTCGGTGCTGAACCCTGGACCGAAATCATGCGAGCGGAGCTCGAAGCCAAGCTCGACATCAACGCGGTCGATATCTACGGGCTGTCGGAAGTCATGGGCCCAGGCGTCGCCCAGGAATGTTTGGAAACCAAAGACGGACTGCATATCTGGGAAGATCACTTCTATCCCGAGATCGTCGACCCAGAGACCGGACGAGTATTGCCAGACGGATCGCAGGGCGAACTGGTTTTCACCTCCTTGACCAAGCAAGCATTCCCAGTCGTGCGGTATCGGACCCGCGATCTCACCGCACTTCTTCCCGGAACCGCCAGGGCGATGCGGCGAATGCGCAAGATCACCGCGCGATGTGACGACATGATTATTCTGCGCGGGGTCAACCTGTTTCCGACGCAGATCGAGGAGCTCGTGCTCGAGATCGACTTCTTGGCACCTCAATTTCAGTGTGTGCTGGGCCGCCACGGTCGCCTTGACACCCTGACCGTCGTGGCGGAAGCGCGGCCCGGCGCGACGCCAGAACAGCGCGGCGCTGCTTCGGAACTGTTGGCTGCGCGTATCAAGGATCGAATTGGCGTCAGCGTGGAGGTCAACGTCGTCGAACCTCTTTCTCTCAATCGCGCAGAGGCCAAAGCCCGGCGACTAATCGACAATCGCCGGGCGTAG
- a CDS encoding DUF1028 domain-containing protein, whose product MTFSLLARDAHTGQLGVTSQSHYFRVGPTVTWAEAGVGVVATQAFATPSYGARGLAIMRSGCSAQDALSELLADDPHREIRQVALLDASGGAGIHTGSRCVGAVGLAVADNAVALGNMLDNPNVPDAVLLGYQHAEGHLAHRLVAGLRHGDRAGGDIRGRQSAALLVVGGQRGETPWDGVLRDLRVDDHREPIDELARLIELDDAFAKVSSIVFDPHGPILGLPERHSDADVTTAAAMLQEAHDFLDDNPEAVFWSAVLHAKFGLRGEARRLLDTAASRNERLLRFLGRIADAKILTAPQVAALRPAIVD is encoded by the coding sequence ATGACTTTTTCCTTGCTGGCCCGCGACGCCCACACCGGCCAACTGGGCGTCACCTCACAATCCCACTACTTCCGCGTCGGCCCTACCGTTACCTGGGCCGAAGCGGGTGTCGGTGTCGTGGCGACCCAGGCGTTCGCCACACCCTCCTATGGAGCGCGCGGTCTGGCGATCATGCGCTCGGGATGCTCCGCTCAGGACGCACTGTCAGAGCTGCTTGCCGACGATCCGCATCGCGAGATCCGCCAAGTCGCACTCCTCGACGCATCCGGCGGCGCCGGGATCCATACCGGGAGCCGGTGCGTCGGCGCGGTCGGCCTCGCCGTCGCCGACAATGCGGTCGCGCTGGGCAACATGCTGGACAACCCCAACGTGCCCGATGCCGTTTTGCTGGGCTACCAGCACGCCGAGGGCCACCTGGCCCACCGGCTCGTGGCTGGACTACGCCACGGCGATCGGGCCGGCGGAGACATCCGCGGACGCCAGTCAGCAGCCCTGTTGGTCGTCGGCGGGCAGCGCGGCGAGACCCCGTGGGACGGCGTGCTGCGCGACCTGCGGGTCGACGACCACCGCGAACCCATCGACGAACTCGCTCGGCTGATCGAACTCGACGACGCGTTCGCCAAGGTGTCATCGATTGTCTTCGATCCCCACGGCCCCATCCTCGGCTTACCAGAGCGGCACTCCGATGCGGACGTCACGACAGCCGCGGCAATGCTCCAAGAGGCGCACGACTTCCTCGACGACAATCCGGAGGCAGTGTTCTGGTCGGCGGTGCTGCACGCAAAATTCGGGCTCCGAGGCGAGGCTCGCCGCTTGCTCGACACCGCAGCAAGCCGCAATGAACGCCTGCTCCGCTTTCTGGGCCGCATCGCAGACGCAAAAATTCTCACCGCCCCTCAGGTGGCCGCGCTACGCCCGGCGATTGTCGATTAG
- a CDS encoding xanthine dehydrogenase family protein molybdopterin-binding subunit: protein MTSGRQVGQSPPGIKLRRFAAGGGSYLADEQAAGELHLVVVRSREPHARIRVDTRKARAAPGVHTVLVGADVRCATEPMAMMWTAQLQASAPTWCLAGDRVRYVGEPLAAVVADDPYLAEDAAELVEVTYDRLPAVVEPSAESRPLLYDDWPDNVFARTRFEAGDPQAALADAALVVAGRYTSGRVAGLPLETRGVRAAWDIGGESVTVWTSTQALHQVRASLAATLRIPEGRVRVLVPDVGGAFGNKTCAYIEETLVAFAARVVGRPVRWIESRSEAFTATVHGRGTAVDLELGLNADGTITGLRASVVLDCGATPYMAGAGSGVVTAAMVMGPYRISNALSELVAVVTNKTPIGAYRGFGQPEATFAVERAIDEGARRLEVDPMEIRRRNLLRPDELPYWTAAMMCLDSGNYSELLDLVADRVDWTRTKREAAQARAAGRLVGVGAACYLEASNFGPSAAAAMMGINNPGHDSAVVRMDASAAVTVFTGQTPMGQGLETVLAQVAADEVGVPLDSVTVVCGDTQSCPYTGYASGGSRGAGVAGSAVMMASRGLRERMRVIAAHMLESADSATVHDTDAGFSGASGAQVTVGEVAEAAWRALDLPPDTQPGLESTYTYDPRNFAFTFGVVAAVVEIERDTGAVLVQRLVFGHDCGVQLNPALVAGQVFGSTVQGIGAALYEQLPYTDDGHPVVQSMWDYFPPLPANVPPIELVHLETPSPFSLNGAKGAGEGGAIPLPAALANAIRDAIGSEQAHIVDTLPVTAERILAAIDSTASLHPARRPQKASPGALGRPR, encoded by the coding sequence ATGACGAGTGGGCGCCAGGTCGGTCAAAGCCCACCGGGCATCAAACTCCGGCGTTTTGCCGCTGGTGGAGGCAGCTACCTCGCCGATGAGCAAGCCGCCGGGGAACTCCATTTGGTGGTAGTACGCTCGCGCGAACCGCACGCACGCATCCGCGTTGATACCCGCAAAGCTCGCGCGGCCCCCGGCGTGCACACGGTGCTTGTCGGCGCGGACGTCCGTTGCGCGACCGAGCCGATGGCGATGATGTGGACGGCACAACTGCAGGCCAGCGCACCGACATGGTGCCTGGCCGGCGATCGGGTCCGCTATGTGGGTGAGCCACTTGCTGCCGTCGTCGCCGACGACCCCTACCTGGCCGAGGACGCCGCCGAACTCGTAGAGGTCACCTACGATCGATTGCCCGCAGTGGTCGAGCCAAGTGCCGAGAGCCGCCCACTGCTCTACGACGACTGGCCTGACAACGTCTTCGCCCGCACACGATTTGAGGCCGGCGACCCGCAGGCTGCCCTCGCGGACGCGGCGCTGGTCGTTGCCGGTCGCTACACCAGCGGCAGGGTCGCCGGACTCCCGCTGGAGACCCGGGGAGTGCGCGCCGCATGGGACATCGGCGGCGAGTCCGTCACCGTGTGGACGTCGACACAAGCACTGCATCAAGTCCGGGCTTCGCTCGCTGCCACGTTGCGGATTCCCGAGGGACGAGTGCGCGTGCTGGTCCCCGATGTCGGTGGCGCATTCGGCAACAAGACATGCGCCTACATCGAAGAGACCCTGGTGGCTTTCGCCGCACGGGTCGTGGGCCGTCCCGTGCGATGGATCGAGAGCAGATCCGAAGCGTTCACAGCAACTGTGCACGGGCGGGGAACCGCGGTCGATCTCGAGCTCGGCCTCAACGCGGACGGCACCATCACCGGACTGCGGGCCTCGGTCGTGCTTGATTGCGGGGCGACGCCTTACATGGCCGGAGCGGGGTCCGGGGTCGTCACAGCGGCCATGGTGATGGGCCCCTACCGAATCTCCAACGCGCTCAGTGAGCTGGTGGCCGTGGTTACCAACAAGACTCCGATCGGGGCCTACCGCGGCTTCGGCCAGCCCGAGGCCACCTTCGCCGTCGAGCGCGCGATCGACGAGGGAGCGCGCCGTCTCGAGGTCGATCCGATGGAGATCCGGCGGCGAAATCTGCTGCGCCCCGACGAACTGCCCTATTGGACCGCCGCGATGATGTGCCTGGACAGCGGCAACTACAGCGAACTTCTCGATCTCGTTGCCGATCGCGTGGACTGGACGCGCACCAAGCGGGAGGCCGCGCAAGCCCGTGCCGCGGGGCGACTGGTCGGCGTCGGCGCCGCCTGCTACCTCGAAGCGTCAAATTTCGGTCCATCCGCGGCGGCCGCGATGATGGGTATCAACAACCCAGGTCACGACAGCGCAGTGGTGCGCATGGACGCGTCAGCTGCAGTGACGGTTTTCACCGGACAGACTCCGATGGGTCAGGGCCTGGAGACAGTCCTGGCCCAAGTCGCCGCCGACGAAGTCGGTGTTCCACTGGATTCGGTGACGGTGGTGTGCGGGGACACGCAGTCTTGCCCGTACACCGGCTACGCCAGTGGCGGCAGTCGGGGCGCCGGGGTTGCCGGATCTGCGGTGATGATGGCTTCGCGGGGACTGCGGGAACGCATGCGTGTCATCGCCGCACACATGCTGGAGAGCGCCGATTCGGCGACGGTCCACGACACCGATGCCGGCTTCAGCGGGGCGTCCGGCGCGCAGGTCACCGTCGGTGAGGTCGCCGAGGCGGCTTGGCGGGCGTTGGATTTGCCACCCGACACCCAACCCGGGCTCGAATCGACCTATACCTACGATCCCCGGAACTTCGCCTTCACATTCGGCGTGGTCGCGGCAGTCGTCGAAATCGAACGCGACACTGGTGCGGTCTTGGTGCAACGCTTGGTCTTCGGACACGACTGCGGCGTTCAGCTCAACCCGGCTCTTGTCGCCGGCCAAGTCTTCGGCAGCACCGTGCAAGGGATCGGTGCGGCGCTCTACGAGCAGCTGCCCTATACCGACGACGGCCATCCAGTCGTCCAATCGATGTGGGACTATTTTCCTCCGCTGCCGGCCAATGTTCCCCCTATCGAGCTCGTCCACCTCGAGACCCCTTCCCCCTTTTCGCTCAATGGCGCCAAAGGGGCCGGGGAAGGCGGAGCCATCCCACTGCCCGCAGCCCTGGCCAATGCCATCCGCGACGCTATCGGCTCTGAACAAGCTCACATCGTCGACACCCTTCCGGTCACCGCCGAGCGGATCCTCGCCGCCATTGACAGCACGGCATCTCTTCACCCGGCGCGCCGGCCACAGAAGGCATCACCAGGGGCGCTCGGGAGGCCCCGATGA
- a CDS encoding TetR/AcrR family transcriptional regulator, whose amino-acid sequence MQAHRRERRRDARRRLLDAAHDLLERHRWTEISLDDITSAADVPRTAFYRYFEDRQHLLMAMLDDVGLEMGHVADNWMSESDDPEAELRASLRGLAMIFVEHGRLIQAISDTARQDPEIGAMYLRLADQFTATTARRIDADVAAGRTQIAESLEVARALTWMNERYLLASFGHTHASDPEVVIEALTTVWIHTLYGTAAKDGR is encoded by the coding sequence TTGCAGGCGCACCGGCGTGAGCGGCGTCGCGATGCACGCCGTCGGCTGCTCGACGCGGCACATGACCTCCTCGAGCGACACCGCTGGACCGAGATATCGCTCGACGACATCACCTCGGCTGCCGACGTGCCGCGAACGGCCTTCTACCGCTATTTCGAGGATCGCCAACATCTGCTGATGGCGATGCTCGACGACGTGGGCCTCGAGATGGGCCACGTCGCCGACAACTGGATGTCCGAAAGCGACGATCCCGAAGCTGAGCTGCGCGCGAGCCTGCGCGGTCTGGCGATGATATTCGTCGAGCATGGCCGCCTCATCCAGGCAATCTCCGATACCGCCAGACAAGACCCGGAGATCGGCGCCATGTATCTGCGGCTGGCGGATCAGTTCACCGCCACAACCGCGCGGCGGATTGACGCGGATGTGGCGGCGGGCAGAACTCAGATCGCTGAGTCGCTGGAGGTGGCCCGGGCGCTGACGTGGATGAATGAACGCTATCTGCTGGCTTCGTTTGGTCACACGCATGCAAGTGACCCCGAGGTGGTCATCGAGGCGTTGACAACAGTCTGGATCCATACGCTGTACGGAACCGCCGCCAAGGATGGCCGATGA
- a CDS encoding alpha/beta hydrolase: MLTTLDGFAVPVGAAGPPNGTVVVILADEQRAPAAYDAVCQRLHNASLRTVVIGADPRLTAKSVIGILDSLGIAWAVVVGDRGGAALAWELAATKLGRFAGLVAIDRAHPRVTKGGDENCPPVEIATTVLASSPAVREAARGSQWLILGDYRVVDMLGRRNANESTAQLATEIILRTSGW; this comes from the coding sequence ATGCTGACCACCCTGGACGGCTTCGCCGTCCCGGTGGGTGCTGCTGGCCCGCCGAACGGCACCGTCGTGGTGATACTGGCCGACGAGCAACGTGCTCCCGCGGCGTATGACGCGGTCTGCCAGCGGCTGCACAACGCGTCGCTGCGCACCGTCGTCATCGGTGCCGACCCGCGACTGACCGCTAAATCGGTGATCGGCATCCTCGACTCGCTCGGGATCGCCTGGGCAGTGGTGGTCGGCGACCGCGGCGGCGCCGCGCTGGCCTGGGAACTGGCGGCGACGAAGCTGGGGCGCTTTGCCGGGCTGGTCGCCATCGACCGCGCCCACCCCCGGGTGACCAAGGGCGGCGACGAGAACTGCCCGCCGGTCGAGATCGCCACCACCGTCCTGGCAAGTTCGCCGGCGGTGCGCGAAGCCGCCCGCGGCAGCCAGTGGCTGATCCTGGGCGATTACCGGGTGGTGGACATGCTTGGCCGACGCAATGCCAACGAGTCGACCGCGCAGCTGGCCACCGAGATCATTCTGCGTACCAGCGGCTGGTAG